TTCTCCGACAGCTTTTCCGTCTCAAAGCCCACGCCGTCGTCGGTGATGATGACCTCGTAATGGCCGGGGTGCTCTCTTGTGGACAGGGTGACCGTGCCGCCCTCTGGCTTGCGGCAGACGCCATGCTTGACGGCGTTTTCGACCAGGGGCTGGATGCACAGAGGCGGCACGCTGAAATCGGTGGCCTCGATGTCGTATACGGCGTCGAAGCGGTTTTTAAACCGTATTTTTTCAATGTCCACGTAGCACTGGACCGGCACCAGGGCTTTGTCGAAGGGGACTGGCTGGTTAATCTTGACAAAGTCGAGGTTGGCGCGCAAATAGTTGGAAAAGGTGAAGATCACCTTGTCGGCCAGTTTGGTGTCCCGCCGGGCCAGCACCTGGATGGCCTGGAGTGTGTTGAACATAAAATGGGGCTGGAGCTGGCTGACCATCATGTCGGCGCTTTTCTGCTCCATCTCCTTGTACAGGTTGGCGATGCGGATGGCCTCCTGCTGCCGGATCTCGATGACCCGCTGGTAATAGATGTAGATCATACACATGAGCAGCAGGCACAGGGTGGCCGGATACAGCATATACATGTCGGACGTGGACCAGCCGGACAGATACATGGTGTCTGCGAACAGGCCCACGATAATAGACGCATAGCCCACGAGGGCTGGCCGGATATGCGGGATTTTCTCCTTTACCAGGCGGTACAGCCGTGCATACATATACAGCAGGGGGTAAAACAGCCCCAAGCGGATGTGCTGCTCCAGGTACAAAGTCCTGCTGCTCCTTGACACCAAGGCAATGGCGAACAGCACAAAGATGTAATAGGCGGCCAGGATGAGCACCGGCTTGAGCCGGATCCTGCCGCTTGTCTGTTCCTCTACGGTAAGGCACAGCAGGATACAGGCGTTGAGGGTGGAGCCGTAAAAGATCGTGGCCAGGGTGATGTTAAAGGGTGTACCGAACAGCGCCTCGAGGGTGACAGCCATGTCCACGCTGAACATGCGAACGATCAGGAACACCACCGCCCCCAGTATGAGGTTTGAATAATTTTTAACCCTGCTGATCATGAGCACGAGCAGATAAACCAGGCAGAATACCAGCACGGCTGTGCTGAGAACAGAAATGGAAAAAATCTTTAAGGGCGAATAGCTGACGTCGTCCTTGAGATTGGTAAAAACAGAGGTGATGTAAACACCGGAAGGCAGGCTCTCCACGCCGCCGTCCCCGATATTCATGGTGAGCTCGCTGTGGGTGCGGGCATTTTCGACCTGGCCGGTGAGCAGGCCATGCAGGCCCATGCCCACGATAAAGATGAGCATGACGGCCAGACAGGCAAAGTAAACAGTCTTTTCGGCTGGTTTTGGGATGGGTTTCGCTGACATGTTATCTCTCCGCCGCTTCTTTGACAAGGGCTGTGAATGCCGTTTCGGGCAGTGGCCGTGAAAAATAATAGCCCTGGATATAGTCGCAGCCCAGCTCCCGCAGGATCTCGACCTCCTCGGCCACCTCGACGCCTTCGGCAATGACGCGCATGTTCAGACGGTGAATAAGGTGGATGATGGCCTCTACGGCTATCTTGGTCCTTGGCTCGCCAGTGAGTCGGTCGGTCAGGCTCTTATCCAGCTTGATAAGCTTAAAGGGCAGGTTGAGCATATTGGTGACGCCGGAGTAGCCGATGCCGAAATCGTCCAGGGCAAAGGCGCAGCCATAGTCGATGAGCCGTTGCATGGTGCTCCGGAGTGTGGACATGGAGGCCGCGGCCACAGTCTCGGTGATCTCGAACTTAAAGCGCTCGGGCGGCAGCTTGTAATGCTCCATGATGGCGATGAGGTCGGCTGCCAGGCTCTCCTGCATGCACTGCACTACAGAGAGGTTGACGCCGATGGTCTCAAATCCTCCTTCGGTATAGGAATGGGCTGTCATAAACTGGCAGACCTTTTCAAACACAACGAGGCCGATGGAGACAATCATACCGTTTTCCTCGGCCATGGGGATAAACTCATCGGGCGGGATGAGGCCAAACTCAGGGTCGCGCATGCGCACCAGCGCCTCACAGGTGGCGAAGCGGTCCGTGGCAAGGCAGTAGATAGGCTGGTAATGCACCTCAAAGCCATCCTTTTCGAGGGCATAGGCGAGCATGGCGCGGATATGGTTCTTGCGCCTGAATTTCTCGTTGAAGATTTCGCCGCCGCGCACCACGCCATTTTCCCGGTGCTTGGACTCCTGGATGGCAAAGTCGATGGCAGACACGATCTCGTCCACGGTTTCGGTGCCGCCTTTGCCCATTGGCACCACGCCCAGACTGCAGTTCAGGCTGTAGTCGATGCCCTGGAAATGCCAGGGCTTTTTAAACCGGCCCACGATGAGGTTCATAAGCCTGTCGGTGTTTTCTGCGCCGTGTGGATCTGCGATGCAGAAAACATCGCCGTCAAAACGATAGACCCGGCCCGTAGGAGCCAGCCCCTTCAGGAATCCGGCGACCTCCTTGAGCAGGCGGTCACAGGTCTTGACGCCGAAAACCTCGTTGGCGAACTTGAAATCCCGCAGGGCAAGGGCAATGATATCCCCCTTTTTCCCGTTCTTCAGGTGCATCTCGATCATCTGCAGAAAAACCTGCCGTTTAAAGGTTCCGGTGAGCTCGTCACTGACCATGCTGTTGCTCTGGGTGGAGAGGTGTACCAGGAGGATACAGCAGGTGCAGGCCACGCCGGTGAGGATGTAGCCTGTAAACACAAACTGGAGCAGGATGGCAGCCAGTGACAGCACCATAAAGGCGCAGAGGGCAGCAAAGACAGACTTTGATATTTTCTTCCGGTTATAGATGGCGATGACCGCAGCGCACAGGATATAGGAAATGGAGCTGATGTGGGTAAAGGGGTTGCCGATGCCCCGGGCATAGCCGTTTTCAAGATCCAGTGTGAAATAAAAATGCGTCAGCGGGTTGGACAGCGCCAGCACAAGGTAAATGAAATACATTGAAAAGGCCAGGATAACCAGGGCTCTCTTGTGCCAGAACTCCTGGTAAATGATGGAGATCACATAGAGCAGCACCATCATAGGCATACTGGGCAAAAAAATCAGGTACAGGTTGTTGAAGAAAACAGCCAGCCCGAAATTGGCGGGGGTCAGGTGCTCTAACAGCAGGGTGGCCACAATGTTGGTAAGAATAAAGGCCATTGAAATGACAAGGGTCGCGCCGTAGATGCGGTTCTGCCAGGTGGGAACCCGTGGCCCTCTGAAGTAGTAGACCATGATGATCCCGATGATTAACGCTGAATAGATTTCAAATTCCAAATGCCATGTCATTTCTTTTACCTCTTAAATTTTCAGATTACCGTTTCAGCGTCGATTGCGAAATAGTCCTTTCGGATATAAAATTCATTGTAGCTGATGGGCATACCGTCCTCCACGGACAGGATGCACTGAGAGATGAGAAAAACGCTCTCCTCTCTTGGGATCTTGAGATAGCCCCGCACCTCGTGGGAAGGCTGTACGATCTCGATGTGCAGCTTTTTCTTAAGCTGGAACTGGAGCTTGGACTTTTCCATGATGCCGTGGAAATTGGCAAAATTGATGACATCCTCCACGATGGGGTTTCCCTTCTGGTAGGGCAGATAGATGTTGCTGTACTGCACCACGTCCTTGCCCATGTAAAAGGCCTTCTGGACACGGATCACCTTATCGAAAGAGCCGACCTTGAGCTCACGCATGAGCCGGCGCCCCGGCGACACAACACCCACCTTGATGAGCTTGACCTCGTCGATCTGCCCCTTGAGACTGTCCACCTCGTCGAAATAAAACTGGTAATGGTTGGAGGTGGGCTCGCAGACAAAGTTACCCTTGCCCGGAATGGTGTAAATATAATTTTCATTGACAAGCAGCGCCAGGCTTTTGCGCAGGGTGGTGCGGCTGACGTCATAAAATTCCGACAGCTCATGCTCCGACGGCAGAATGTCGCCGGGCTTCATCTCGCCCTTTTCGATTTTTCCTTTTATGTCATTTACGATATCGAGATATAAAATTTTACGCATGGTTTCTTACTCCTGGGTAAGCCATTTTTTGCAGATGGAGACGCCCTCGATGGCGTCGCTTGAAAAGGCGTCGGCACCCACATATTTGGCGTATTCCTTGCCCGCGATGGCGCCGCCCAGAATGATCTTGATATTATCCCGGAGGCCGGCCGCTGTGATGGCGTCCACCACCACCCGGATATTTTCCACCACGGAGGTCAAAATCCCGCTGATGCCCAGAATCTGGGGCTTTTCTTTCCTGATGGCCCGGATAAATTCCTCTGTGGGGACGTCAGTGCCTAAATCGATGACCTCGAGTCCCTCGGAGTGCAGCATGCTGACAAAAATGTTTTTGCCCACGTCGTGGATATCGTCAAACACGGTGCCCACCACAATTTTGCCCGCCGGGGCCTGCCGGCTTGAGCGCTCGGACTCCATGCCCGATATTTTGAGCAGGCTGGACACCAGCTCGCCGGCCATGATGAGGTCTGCGATGTAGTATTCGCCCTTTTCATAGCGGTTAGCCACGCGCTGGAGGGCAAAGTTCAGGTCATTGGATATTTCCTTCGGGTTTCTCCCTGATGCGAGCAGGGATTTTACCTGGCGGATGGCCAGGGGCTCGTCAATATTTTCTACCGCTTCGATTAATTTTTTCTCCATGATAACTCCGTCCACAATCAATCTATTTTAGTAAAAATCATACCATAAAAACTGGTCTGTGACAATCGTTTAACCGCCGGATTTACCGCATTTATTTGTTTTTCTTTAGTCAACCTTTCGTTAAAGAATTGTCAAGGAATTCTTCTTTATTCTATTGGAATTTTAATGAAAAAGGCGTATAATGGGTATATACATTGCAAAGGTTCCCAGAAATATTGTGAAAATATAGAGAATTTTAAGGAGCATTCTATGGAAAACTTTACAAAAGCCGAGCTTGAAAAAAACAAAAAATATCTAG
The DNA window shown above is from Eubacterium limosum and carries:
- a CDS encoding GntR family transcriptional regulator: MRKILYLDIVNDIKGKIEKGEMKPGDILPSEHELSEFYDVSRTTLRKSLALLVNENYIYTIPGKGNFVCEPTSNHYQFYFDEVDSLKGQIDEVKLIKVGVVSPGRRLMRELKVGSFDKVIRVQKAFYMGKDVVQYSNIYLPYQKGNPIVEDVINFANFHGIMEKSKLQFQLKKKLHIEIVQPSHEVRGYLKIPREESVFLISQCILSVEDGMPISYNEFYIRKDYFAIDAETVI
- a CDS encoding EAL domain-containing protein, encoding MTWHLEFEIYSALIIGIIMVYYFRGPRVPTWQNRIYGATLVISMAFILTNIVATLLLEHLTPANFGLAVFFNNLYLIFLPSMPMMVLLYVISIIYQEFWHKRALVILAFSMYFIYLVLALSNPLTHFYFTLDLENGYARGIGNPFTHISSISYILCAAVIAIYNRKKISKSVFAALCAFMVLSLAAILLQFVFTGYILTGVACTCCILLVHLSTQSNSMVSDELTGTFKRQVFLQMIEMHLKNGKKGDIIALALRDFKFANEVFGVKTCDRLLKEVAGFLKGLAPTGRVYRFDGDVFCIADPHGAENTDRLMNLIVGRFKKPWHFQGIDYSLNCSLGVVPMGKGGTETVDEIVSAIDFAIQESKHRENGVVRGGEIFNEKFRRKNHIRAMLAYALEKDGFEVHYQPIYCLATDRFATCEALVRMRDPEFGLIPPDEFIPMAEENGMIVSIGLVVFEKVCQFMTAHSYTEGGFETIGVNLSVVQCMQESLAADLIAIMEHYKLPPERFKFEITETVAAASMSTLRSTMQRLIDYGCAFALDDFGIGYSGVTNMLNLPFKLIKLDKSLTDRLTGEPRTKIAVEAIIHLIHRLNMRVIAEGVEVAEEVEILRELGCDYIQGYYFSRPLPETAFTALVKEAAER
- a CDS encoding sensor histidine kinase; this translates as MSAKPIPKPAEKTVYFACLAVMLIFIVGMGLHGLLTGQVENARTHSELTMNIGDGGVESLPSGVYITSVFTNLKDDVSYSPLKIFSISVLSTAVLVFCLVYLLVLMISRVKNYSNLILGAVVFLIVRMFSVDMAVTLEALFGTPFNITLATIFYGSTLNACILLCLTVEEQTSGRIRLKPVLILAAYYIFVLFAIALVSRSSRTLYLEQHIRLGLFYPLLYMYARLYRLVKEKIPHIRPALVGYASIIVGLFADTMYLSGWSTSDMYMLYPATLCLLLMCMIYIYYQRVIEIRQQEAIRIANLYKEMEQKSADMMVSQLQPHFMFNTLQAIQVLARRDTKLADKVIFTFSNYLRANLDFVKINQPVPFDKALVPVQCYVDIEKIRFKNRFDAVYDIEATDFSVPPLCIQPLVENAVKHGVCRKPEGGTVTLSTREHPGHYEVIITDDGVGFETEKLSEKKDGGIYNARFQLTHMLDAVLTIESAPGKGTVQRIKIPKKE
- a CDS encoding cobalamin B12-binding domain-containing protein, whose protein sequence is MEKKLIEAVENIDEPLAIRQVKSLLASGRNPKEISNDLNFALQRVANRYEKGEYYIADLIMAGELVSSLLKISGMESERSSRQAPAGKIVVGTVFDDIHDVGKNIFVSMLHSEGLEVIDLGTDVPTEEFIRAIRKEKPQILGISGILTSVVENIRVVVDAITAAGLRDNIKIILGGAIAGKEYAKYVGADAFSSDAIEGVSICKKWLTQE